The genomic DNA GACCAGCATCTGCGGGCGTAAATCACCCAACTCAGCCTGCCACTCATACCCAAGGCTGTGTGCCAACGCCCGGCCCGAGGCTTCATTGCGCGCCACAATCACGCCGTTGGCATAACCGCCGTCACGCAAGGCACTGGCCACGGCCTTGCCCATGCCGCCGCTGCCGCGCAGGGCGAAGGTGGAGTCTTTCGGCACGGCGTGCTTTTTCAGCAATTGTTCGACGGCAATGTAGTCCGTGTTGTAGGCCTTGAGATGGCCATCGGTGTTGACGATGGTATTCAAGGAATTAATGGCTTGAACCGAATCGTCCAGTTCGTCCACCAAAGCAATGGCAGCCTCCTTGAAGGGCATGGAAACGCCGCAGCCGCGAACCCCCAGCGCCCGGATACCACCGATCGCGCCGGGCAAATCCTGGCTGCTGAACGCTTTATAGTAGAAGTTCAGACCCAACTGCTCGTACAGATGG from Pseudomonas tolaasii NCPPB 2192 includes the following:
- a CDS encoding shikimate 5-dehydrogenase → MQMHPNKDTQLCMSLSARPGNFGLRFHNHLYEQLGLNFYYKAFSSQDLPGAIGGIRALGVRGCGVSMPFKEAAIALVDELDDSVQAINSLNTIVNTDGHLKAYNTDYIAVEQLLKKHAVPKDSTFALRGSGGMGKAVASALRDGGYANGVIVARNEASGRALAHSLGYEWQAELGDLRPQMLVNVTPIGMTGGPEADQLAFDAEAVDAADTVFDVVAIPAETPLIVRGRAKGKRVITGLEVIAIQALEQFVLYTGVRPTDEQFQKAVEFARS